A window from Flavobacterium gyeonganense encodes these proteins:
- a CDS encoding ammonium transporter, which produces MRKIILSVILITILLLSIFSISFVTESKTLGAHVVELKMDTGDTAWMVVATAFVLLMTPGLGFFYGGMVGKKNVISTMLQSFMAMVIVTILWVVIAFGLCFGPSIGGFIGDPTSNIFFQGVSANTAWELAPTIPFILFALFQAKFAIITPALITGAFAERVRFWAYLLFMVLFILLIYAPLCHMTWHPDGLFFGWGVLDFAGGTVVHMSAGWAALAGAMFLGKRKVQKVNPARITYVLLGTGLLWFGWFGFNAGSAVGAGSLAAQALGTTTVAAASAAMAWVFLDKILGHKLSAMGACIGAVVGLVAITPAAGFVSIPHALAIGIIAAVISNIVVSKFPKGKIDDALDVFACHGVGGMVGMLLTGVFASNTVNSVVGDHQGLIFGDATLFLTQLKALVLVSIFAFAASYALFFIVNKITPLRVTEEKEELGLDISQHGEYL; this is translated from the coding sequence ATGCGAAAAATTATTTTAAGTGTGATTCTTATCACAATTTTGTTACTGTCCATTTTTTCTATTTCATTTGTTACCGAATCAAAGACATTGGGTGCTCACGTTGTTGAATTGAAAATGGACACAGGGGATACCGCATGGATGGTTGTTGCAACTGCTTTTGTATTATTAATGACGCCAGGTTTAGGTTTCTTCTACGGAGGTATGGTTGGTAAGAAAAACGTAATTAGTACCATGCTGCAAAGTTTTATGGCAATGGTAATTGTTACTATTTTATGGGTAGTTATTGCTTTTGGATTATGTTTTGGTCCATCAATAGGCGGATTCATAGGAGATCCTACTTCAAATATATTCTTTCAGGGGGTCAGTGCTAATACTGCCTGGGAGTTGGCTCCAACAATCCCTTTTATTCTTTTCGCATTATTTCAGGCTAAATTTGCTATTATTACACCTGCGTTAATAACAGGAGCTTTTGCTGAGCGTGTACGCTTCTGGGCTTACTTATTATTCATGGTTTTATTCATATTATTAATTTACGCTCCATTATGTCACATGACATGGCATCCTGATGGACTATTCTTCGGGTGGGGAGTTTTAGATTTTGCTGGAGGAACAGTGGTACACATGAGTGCTGGATGGGCTGCATTAGCAGGAGCTATGTTCTTAGGAAAACGTAAAGTTCAAAAAGTAAACCCTGCAAGAATTACTTATGTATTATTAGGTACAGGTTTATTATGGTTTGGATGGTTTGGTTTCAATGCAGGTTCTGCTGTTGGAGCTGGTAGTCTTGCTGCTCAGGCTTTAGGAACTACAACAGTTGCGGCTGCTTCTGCGGCAATGGCATGGGTATTCCTTGATAAAATATTAGGTCACAAATTATCTGCTATGGGTGCTTGTATCGGTGCTGTTGTAGGGTTGGTAGCTATTACGCCTGCTGCAGGTTTTGTCTCTATCCCTCATGCTTTAGCAATTGGTATCATCGCTGCTGTAATTAGTAATATCGTTGTTAGTAAATTCCCTAAAGGAAAAATTGATGATGCTCTTGACGTTTTCGCTTGCCACGGTGTTGGTGGAATGGTAGGAATGCTGTTAACAGGAGTATTTGCATCAAATACAGTTAATTCAGTAGTAGGAGATCATCAAGGTCTGATTTTTGGTGATGCTACTTTATTTCTAACTCAGTTAAAAGCATTAGTATTGGTTTCTATATTTGCTTTTGCAGCTTCATATGCATTATTCTTCATCGTTAACAAAATTACTCCTCTAAGAGTTACTGAAGAAAAAGAAGAATTAGGATTAGATATCTCTCAACACGGAGAGTACCTATAA
- a CDS encoding protein-disulfide reductase DsbD family protein, translating to MNFNQSRQTVTSRNFLSTSILFLLFFFFAFANSNAQIIEPVKWTSKIEKKSETNFVLIFDGIIEKDWHMYSQFTPEGGPLALEISFKNQKGNYNLVGKAKEGKTKTSFNDVFEVNETYFEGKAHIEQEIQITNPNLKTVEVEFDFQVCKEVCINSNKKFSIAIPATFKTETIPAVTEAQKDETKREGLAVDTVEKVADSKVIKLEKIDNATAKVVDDLQKPAPARSLWSIFFIAFISGFAALLTPCVFPMIPMTVSFFTKQSKSRAKGIRNAIIYGLSIIAIYVILGLIVTKIFGADALNALSTDVWFNLIFFVILVIFATSFLGAFEIMLPNSWANKADQQADKGGIIGILFMALALAIVSFSCTGPIVGTLLVEAASNGGIAPVVGMLGFSSALALPFMLFAMFPGWLNSLPKSGGWLNTVKVVLGFLELALAFKFLSNADLVLQLHFLEREVFIAIWVAIFGALTLYLFGKITLPHDSPLHHISVGRLYLGLITLMFTLYLIPGLWGAPLKLISAFPPPPTYSESPFGVGGSGNGNSTVSSEKNLPKGAESGPHGIMVFHDYEDGLAYAKSINKPIMLDFTGYACVNCRKMENNVWSDERILPILKNEVVLISLYVDDKRELPGDKQFVTASGDKIETVGDKWTEFMISKYKTNTQPLYVITDLKGNNLNSSKPTISYVDVEEYLVWLKEGISNFK from the coding sequence ATGAACTTTAATCAATCCCGTCAGACTGTAACATCACGAAATTTCCTGAGTACATCCATTTTATTCTTACTATTTTTCTTTTTCGCTTTTGCAAACAGTAATGCCCAAATCATAGAACCGGTAAAATGGACTTCTAAAATCGAAAAGAAATCAGAAACTAATTTTGTTTTAATTTTTGACGGAATTATAGAGAAAGACTGGCACATGTATTCGCAGTTTACACCAGAAGGAGGCCCATTGGCTTTAGAAATTTCCTTTAAAAATCAAAAAGGAAATTACAATTTAGTTGGCAAAGCTAAAGAAGGAAAAACAAAGACATCCTTTAACGATGTTTTTGAAGTAAACGAAACTTATTTTGAAGGAAAGGCACATATTGAGCAGGAAATTCAGATTACAAATCCTAATTTAAAAACTGTAGAAGTTGAATTTGATTTTCAGGTTTGTAAAGAAGTATGCATCAATTCGAATAAAAAATTCTCAATTGCTATTCCGGCAACCTTTAAAACGGAAACAATTCCTGCTGTAACTGAAGCTCAAAAAGATGAAACCAAAAGAGAAGGTTTAGCGGTTGATACAGTAGAAAAAGTAGCAGATTCTAAAGTAATTAAGTTAGAAAAAATAGATAATGCAACAGCAAAAGTTGTAGATGATTTACAAAAGCCTGCTCCGGCAAGAAGTTTATGGTCTATCTTTTTTATTGCTTTTATATCAGGATTCGCAGCCTTACTGACTCCTTGTGTATTTCCAATGATACCAATGACGGTAAGTTTTTTTACAAAACAAAGCAAAAGCAGGGCAAAAGGAATTCGTAATGCTATTATTTACGGACTTTCCATCATTGCTATTTATGTGATTTTAGGCTTAATTGTAACAAAGATATTTGGAGCAGATGCTTTGAATGCTTTATCAACAGATGTTTGGTTTAACCTGATTTTCTTCGTGATATTGGTGATTTTTGCGACTTCTTTTTTAGGAGCTTTCGAAATTATGCTTCCTAATTCATGGGCAAACAAAGCAGATCAGCAGGCAGATAAGGGCGGTATAATTGGTATATTATTTATGGCCTTAGCTTTGGCTATTGTTTCATTTTCATGTACAGGACCAATTGTCGGAACCTTACTAGTCGAAGCAGCTTCAAATGGAGGAATCGCTCCGGTTGTTGGAATGCTGGGATTCTCATCTGCATTAGCACTTCCGTTTATGCTATTTGCGATGTTTCCGGGATGGCTAAATTCATTACCAAAATCAGGAGGCTGGTTAAATACAGTAAAAGTTGTTCTTGGATTTTTAGAATTAGCTTTAGCTTTTAAATTTTTATCAAATGCCGATTTGGTTTTACAATTGCATTTTCTGGAAAGAGAAGTTTTTATAGCTATTTGGGTTGCCATTTTTGGAGCACTGACATTATACTTATTCGGAAAAATCACATTGCCTCATGATAGCCCTTTGCATCATATTTCTGTTGGAAGATTATACTTAGGATTGATTACGCTAATGTTTACACTTTATTTAATTCCGGGACTTTGGGGAGCTCCTTTGAAATTAATCAGCGCTTTTCCTCCACCTCCAACCTATAGTGAAAGTCCGTTTGGCGTAGGTGGTTCAGGAAACGGTAATAGTACAGTTTCATCTGAAAAAAATCTGCCAAAAGGGGCAGAATCAGGACCACACGGAATTATGGTTTTTCATGATTATGAAGATGGCCTTGCGTATGCAAAATCAATCAATAAACCAATTATGCTTGATTTTACAGGATATGCCTGTGTAAATTGCAGAAAGATGGAAAACAATGTCTGGTCTGATGAAAGAATTTTACCCATCTTGAAAAATGAGGTGGTTTTAATTTCTTTATATGTGGATGATAAAAGAGAATTACCGGGAGACAAACAATTTGTAACCGCTTCTGGTGACAAAATTGAAACGGTTGGAGATAAATGGACCGAGTTTATGATTTCAAAATACAAAACTAATACTCAGCCTTTATATGTTATAACTGATCTTAAAGGAAATAATCTGAACAGCTCAAAACCTACAATTAGCTATGTTGATGTTGAAGAATATTTGGTTTGGTTAAAAGAAGGGATTTCAAACTTTAAATAA
- the tilS gene encoding tRNA lysidine(34) synthetase TilS: MPTNFENHISARFPFLENKKLFLAVSGGLDSMVLLHLFQQLSYEIAVLHCNFQLRGLESLGDQDFIRNYCKENNISIFTTQFDTEAFAKDYKLSTQIAARELRYNWFYELLETHSFDYILTAHHADDNLETFIINLSRGTGLNGLVGIPEQNDKIIRPLLPFSREEILKYAKENNIQWREDSSNASDKYLRNKIRHDLIPVLKQINPNFLKAFQKTQSYLQESNEMAEDASIMIYQQVAKEAGEEIHFDLNQLKKLPNYRSYLYEWLNEFGFLAWNDIYDLVDGQSGKQVFSAEFRLLKNRETLILSPIAEVSEKQEFEINENDHEVNFPLNLKLCNVSHITIESNKIIFVDAEKIQFPLILRKWKEGDSFQPFGMNGKSKKISKLFKDEKLSLIEKENSWLLCSKDQIVWVVGIRQDERFKIEKTTKKILKIELQ, encoded by the coding sequence ATGCCTACAAATTTTGAAAATCATATTTCGGCAAGATTTCCGTTTCTGGAAAATAAAAAACTGTTTCTTGCTGTCAGTGGAGGACTTGACAGTATGGTTTTACTGCATTTGTTTCAGCAATTAAGTTATGAAATTGCGGTATTGCATTGTAATTTCCAGCTCCGCGGACTGGAAAGTTTAGGCGATCAGGATTTCATTCGAAATTACTGTAAAGAAAACAATATTTCCATTTTTACAACCCAGTTTGATACCGAAGCTTTTGCAAAAGATTACAAACTTTCTACCCAAATAGCAGCCAGAGAGTTGCGATATAATTGGTTTTACGAACTTTTGGAAACCCATAGTTTCGATTATATTCTGACAGCACATCATGCAGATGACAATCTGGAAACCTTTATTATCAACCTCAGCCGCGGCACAGGATTGAACGGTTTGGTAGGTATTCCGGAACAAAATGATAAAATCATTCGTCCGCTTTTGCCTTTTTCAAGAGAAGAAATCCTAAAATATGCGAAAGAAAATAATATCCAATGGCGGGAAGACAGCAGCAATGCATCTGATAAATACCTTCGTAATAAAATTCGTCATGATTTAATTCCTGTTTTAAAGCAAATCAATCCTAATTTTCTGAAAGCTTTCCAGAAAACACAATCCTATTTGCAGGAATCTAATGAAATGGCCGAAGATGCTTCGATTATGATTTATCAGCAGGTAGCAAAAGAGGCAGGAGAAGAAATTCATTTCGATTTAAATCAGCTTAAAAAATTACCTAATTACAGATCGTATTTGTATGAATGGCTTAATGAATTTGGATTTCTGGCATGGAATGATATTTATGATTTAGTAGACGGACAATCCGGAAAACAGGTGTTTTCGGCTGAATTTAGATTGCTAAAAAACAGGGAAACTTTGATTTTGAGTCCGATTGCAGAAGTATCAGAAAAACAAGAGTTTGAAATTAATGAGAACGATCACGAAGTTAATTTTCCCTTAAATTTAAAGCTTTGTAACGTTAGTCACATAACTATAGAATCAAATAAGATTATATTTGTGGATGCTGAAAAAATCCAGTTCCCATTAATTTTGCGTAAATGGAAAGAAGGTGATTCTTTTCAGCCTTTTGGAATGAACGGAAAATCAAAAAAAATCAGTAAACTTTTTAAGGATGAAAAGTTATCGCTGATTGAAAAAGAGAACTCCTGGCTTTTATGTTCAAAAGACCAGATAGTATGGGTCGTCGGAATCAGGCAGGATGAAAGATTTAAAATAGAAAAAACCACAAAAAAAATACTTAAAATAGAACTGCAATAA
- the uvrB gene encoding excinuclease ABC subunit UvrB produces MNFQVSSEYSPKGDQPQAIQKLSQGIVDGEKYQTLLGVTGSGKTFTMANVIQEVQKPTLVLAHNKTLAAQLYSEFKQFFPNNAVEYFVSYYDYYQPEAFMPVTGVFIEKDLSINEELEKMRLSTTSSLLSGRRDILVVASVSCLYGIGNPVEFKKNVIEVSRDQVISRTKLLHSLVQSLYARTEADFNPGTFRIKGDIVEVYPSYADDAYRIHFFGDEIEEIESFDVKTSQVIEKFKRLTIYPANMFVTSPDVLQGAIWQIQQDLVKQVDYFKEIGKHLEAKRLEERTNFDLEMIRELGYCSGIENYSRYLDGREAGTRPFCLLDYFPSDYLMVIDESHVTVSQVHAMYGGDRSRKENLVEYGFRLPAAMDNRPLKFEEFEALQNQVVYVSATPADYELQKSDGIYVEQIIRPTGLLDPIIEVRPSLNQIDDLIEEIQVRCELDERVLVTTLTKRMAEELAKYLTKVNVRCRYIHSEVDTLERIEIMQDLRKGIFDVLIGVNLLREGLDLPEVSLVAILDADKEGFLRNHRSLTQTIGRAARNINGKAIMYADKITASMQKTIDETNYRRTKQINFNTENGITPQALNKKIDSAFTKNPLVEYELGHNLQAAAEPEAAYLSKPELEKMIREKRKSMEKAAKDLDFLQAAKLRDDIKKLQEQLS; encoded by the coding sequence ATGAATTTTCAGGTATCCTCAGAATATAGTCCAAAAGGAGATCAGCCTCAGGCAATCCAAAAACTTTCACAAGGCATTGTTGATGGCGAAAAATATCAAACTTTATTAGGTGTAACGGGGTCAGGTAAAACATTTACAATGGCCAATGTCATTCAGGAAGTACAAAAACCTACCCTGGTTTTGGCGCATAACAAAACTTTGGCAGCACAGTTATATTCAGAGTTTAAACAGTTTTTTCCAAACAACGCCGTAGAATATTTCGTTTCCTACTACGATTATTATCAACCGGAAGCCTTTATGCCCGTAACCGGAGTATTTATTGAAAAAGATTTGTCTATCAATGAAGAACTGGAGAAAATGCGTTTAAGCACAACTTCTTCCTTGCTTTCCGGACGCAGGGATATTTTAGTAGTTGCTTCTGTTTCCTGTCTTTATGGTATTGGAAACCCTGTAGAATTTAAGAAAAATGTAATTGAAGTTTCAAGAGATCAGGTTATTTCGAGAACTAAATTACTGCACAGTCTTGTACAAAGTTTATATGCCCGAACAGAAGCCGATTTTAATCCCGGAACTTTCCGGATTAAGGGAGATATTGTAGAAGTATATCCAAGTTATGCTGATGATGCGTATCGAATTCACTTTTTTGGAGATGAAATTGAAGAAATTGAATCGTTTGATGTAAAAACATCACAGGTTATCGAAAAATTTAAAAGACTGACTATTTATCCGGCCAATATGTTTGTGACTTCCCCGGACGTTCTTCAGGGAGCAATCTGGCAGATACAGCAGGATTTGGTAAAACAAGTTGATTATTTTAAAGAGATAGGCAAACATCTGGAAGCGAAACGCCTGGAAGAAAGAACCAATTTCGATCTTGAAATGATTCGCGAATTAGGTTATTGCTCCGGAATTGAGAATTATTCCCGCTATCTTGACGGAAGAGAAGCCGGCACAAGGCCTTTCTGTCTGCTGGATTATTTTCCGAGTGATTATTTAATGGTAATTGACGAAAGTCACGTAACGGTTTCACAGGTTCACGCCATGTACGGAGGCGACAGGAGCCGAAAAGAAAATCTTGTTGAATATGGTTTTCGTTTGCCTGCCGCAATGGACAACCGCCCTTTAAAATTTGAAGAATTCGAGGCCTTACAAAATCAGGTGGTGTATGTTTCTGCAACTCCAGCCGATTACGAATTGCAAAAATCTGACGGTATTTATGTAGAACAGATTATCCGGCCTACCGGATTACTGGATCCGATCATTGAAGTGCGGCCAAGTCTGAATCAGATTGATGATTTAATTGAAGAAATTCAGGTGCGCTGCGAATTGGACGAAAGGGTTCTCGTAACTACCTTAACCAAAAGAATGGCCGAAGAATTAGCCAAATATCTGACTAAAGTAAATGTACGCTGCCGCTATATTCACTCCGAAGTTGATACCCTTGAACGAATCGAGATAATGCAGGATCTCCGAAAAGGAATTTTTGATGTATTGATTGGAGTAAACCTGCTTCGTGAAGGGCTCGATTTACCGGAAGTTTCATTAGTAGCTATTTTAGATGCCGATAAAGAAGGTTTTTTAAGAAACCACAGATCTTTGACCCAGACTATTGGACGTGCGGCCAGAAATATAAATGGAAAAGCGATTATGTATGCTGATAAAATAACAGCCAGTATGCAAAAAACGATTGATGAAACCAATTACCGCAGAACCAAACAAATTAATTTCAATACAGAAAACGGTATAACTCCACAAGCCTTAAACAAAAAAATAGATTCAGCCTTTACTAAAAATCCTTTAGTCGAATATGAACTTGGGCATAACCTGCAAGCAGCAGCAGAACCCGAAGCAGCTTATTTATCAAAACCTGAATTAGAGAAAATGATTAGAGAAAAGCGCAAATCCATGGAAAAAGCGGCAAAAGATCTGGATTTTTTACAGGCTGCAAAACTACGTGACGATATTAAAAAGTTACAGGAGCAACTTTCTTAG
- a CDS encoding alpha/beta fold hydrolase, which produces MSSTPKKEKQSYLNSYDKALKLWNIPYTEENIKTRFGNAHVIIAGPKNGKDLVLLHGMDASSTMWYPNIKALAKNHRIYAIDFLMEPGKSNLTANPLSKEEIVVWYNEIFAHYKLKKFDIVGASRGGWIATLLAVQKENAIDKIVLLSPAQTFKFIDKMGKTSSALMLKLFPSEKKFGKTLETFSTHPEKIGPAYKRQFYLANKYAKSNSSMLKMTPFSNDELKSIKNPVLVLIGDKDVINSAESLEKAKDFLPNGKTKIIKDAGHFLSIDQTKIVNDAMIEFLE; this is translated from the coding sequence ATGTCTTCCACACCAAAAAAAGAAAAACAAAGCTATCTAAACTCCTACGACAAAGCTTTAAAACTTTGGAATATTCCCTATACTGAAGAAAATATTAAAACCAGATTTGGAAATGCACATGTAATAATTGCAGGCCCTAAAAACGGAAAAGATTTGGTATTGTTACACGGAATGGACGCCAGCTCAACAATGTGGTATCCAAACATTAAGGCTTTGGCAAAAAACCATCGAATATATGCCATCGATTTTCTGATGGAACCCGGAAAATCTAATCTGACTGCCAATCCTCTTTCTAAAGAAGAAATCGTTGTGTGGTATAATGAAATTTTTGCACATTATAAGTTAAAGAAATTTGATATTGTAGGAGCTTCACGTGGTGGCTGGATTGCAACATTACTGGCTGTTCAAAAAGAAAATGCTATTGATAAAATAGTTTTGTTAAGTCCGGCTCAAACTTTTAAATTCATTGATAAAATGGGCAAAACATCCTCGGCATTAATGCTAAAACTTTTTCCAAGCGAAAAAAAATTCGGAAAAACACTAGAGACTTTTTCAACCCATCCAGAAAAAATTGGTCCTGCTTACAAAAGACAATTTTATTTAGCCAATAAATACGCCAAATCAAATTCAAGCATGCTAAAGATGACTCCTTTTTCTAATGATGAACTAAAATCCATTAAAAATCCCGTTTTGGTACTGATTGGCGACAAAGATGTAATCAATTCAGCAGAAAGTCTGGAAAAAGCAAAGGATTTTTTGCCAAACGGCAAGACAAAAATAATCAAAGATGCAGGACATTTTTTGAGCATTGATCAGACTAAAATTGTTAATGATGCCATGATTGAATTTTTAGAATAA
- the rlmF gene encoding 23S rRNA (adenine(1618)-N(6))-methyltransferase RlmF: protein MKAADNSEKNNLHLRNLHRSRYDFELLISNCPELKPFVSINKYAIETIDFSNPIAVKTLNRALLQTYYEIQNWDIPKNYLCPPIPGRADYIHYLADLLSESNNGNIPVGSSVSGLDIGTGANCIYPILGSAIYDWSFVATDIDKKAIENCSKIIEANPKLIEAISLQQQTESRFIFKNIITPEDRFTFTMCNPPFHASAEEANKSTLRKISSLNLKDKKNAKPVLNFGGQHAELWCNGGEISFITQMIYESVKYISQCLWFTTLVSKKENLSAIYKTLKKVNALEIRTIDMAQGQKNSRIVAWSFLKPTDQEKWFI, encoded by the coding sequence ATGAAAGCAGCAGACAATTCTGAGAAAAATAATTTACATCTTCGAAATCTACATCGTTCACGATATGATTTTGAGCTTCTTATTTCAAATTGTCCTGAACTAAAACCTTTTGTCTCTATCAACAAATATGCAATTGAAACAATTGATTTCAGCAACCCCATTGCGGTAAAAACGCTTAATAGAGCTTTGCTGCAAACCTATTATGAGATTCAAAATTGGGATATTCCTAAAAATTATCTTTGTCCGCCCATTCCGGGAAGAGCTGATTATATTCATTATTTAGCTGATTTACTTAGTGAATCCAATAATGGAAATATTCCTGTAGGATCTTCAGTTTCAGGTCTGGATATTGGAACAGGAGCCAATTGTATTTATCCCATTTTAGGAAGCGCAATTTACGACTGGAGTTTTGTTGCGACCGATATTGATAAAAAAGCAATCGAAAACTGCAGTAAAATTATAGAAGCGAATCCGAAATTGATTGAAGCAATCAGTTTACAACAGCAAACAGAATCACGTTTTATTTTTAAAAACATTATTACACCCGAAGACCGTTTTACTTTTACGATGTGTAATCCGCCTTTTCATGCTTCTGCAGAAGAAGCTAATAAAAGTACTTTAAGAAAAATATCAAGTCTAAATCTGAAAGATAAAAAAAATGCTAAGCCTGTTCTAAACTTTGGAGGTCAGCATGCTGAGTTATGGTGCAACGGAGGCGAAATTAGTTTTATAACTCAAATGATTTACGAAAGTGTAAAATATATTTCGCAATGTTTATGGTTTACAACCCTGGTTTCTAAAAAAGAGAATCTTTCAGCTATTTACAAAACCTTAAAAAAAGTAAATGCTTTAGAAATCAGAACTATTGATATGGCTCAGGGACAAAAAAACAGCCGAATTGTGGCCTGGAGTTTTCTGAAACCTACAGATCAGGAAAAGTGGTTTATTTAA
- a CDS encoding archaemetzincin, which translates to MKKTALFIIIIFCTTCIKQDGNEYFHQIKKNDVELTKPVEGDWLYSHKEKGQTFEQFMNSKHIVPTSASNIIYIRPIGNFNSLQNKQIELLREYLEIYFQLKTKILETVSNDVIPESAQRIGYENNQQFLAGYILDNVLKKDKPLKRIALMGLTEVDLYPKPEWNFVFGLASYRDKVGVSSIYRLQDGKLTQENFNLCLSRLLKISSHEIGHMFGLHHCIFADCVMNGTNSMSETDKNSARLCSVCQRKLNSGIKYDNKKRLTELKKYFEKNNLVKELQFIKKDIAVIE; encoded by the coding sequence ATGAAAAAAACAGCACTTTTTATAATCATAATTTTCTGTACTACATGTATTAAACAGGATGGGAATGAATATTTCCATCAGATCAAAAAAAATGATGTTGAATTAACAAAACCGGTTGAAGGCGATTGGCTTTATTCTCATAAAGAAAAAGGACAGACTTTTGAGCAATTCATGAATTCAAAACATATTGTTCCAACCAGTGCATCCAATATTATTTATATAAGGCCTATTGGAAATTTTAATTCTTTGCAAAACAAACAAATAGAACTGTTAAGGGAATATCTGGAAATTTATTTTCAGTTAAAAACAAAAATTTTGGAAACAGTTTCAAATGATGTAATTCCTGAATCTGCACAGAGAATTGGATACGAAAATAACCAGCAGTTTTTGGCAGGGTACATTTTGGATAATGTTTTGAAAAAAGACAAGCCTTTAAAAAGAATTGCGCTTATGGGATTGACCGAAGTTGATTTGTATCCTAAACCGGAATGGAATTTCGTTTTTGGACTGGCCTCTTATCGTGATAAAGTAGGGGTAAGCTCTATTTACAGATTACAGGACGGAAAACTTACCCAGGAAAATTTTAATTTGTGTTTGTCCAGACTTCTTAAAATAAGTTCTCATGAAATTGGTCATATGTTTGGTTTGCATCATTGCATTTTTGCAGATTGTGTAATGAATGGAACCAATAGTATGAGCGAAACAGACAAAAATTCTGCAAGATTATGTTCTGTTTGTCAGAGAAAATTAAATTCAGGTATAAAATACGACAACAAAAAAAGACTCACAGAACTAAAAAAATATTTTGAAAAAAATAATTTGGTAAAGGAGCTTCAATTCATAAAGAAAGATATTGCCGTTATTGAGTAA
- a CDS encoding cupin domain-containing protein, with product MENSVASKEFLFGEEIQWEVVGEGVKRKILAFDNRVMLVNVHFEKGAIGALHEHYHTQVTYVAKGKFDVTINGITKTLKEGDSFYIPPHAIHGVLCLEEGMLTDVFSPMREDFMK from the coding sequence ATGGAAAATTCTGTTGCAAGTAAAGAGTTTCTTTTTGGAGAGGAAATTCAATGGGAAGTGGTTGGAGAAGGTGTAAAACGTAAAATTTTAGCTTTTGATAATCGCGTTATGCTGGTAAATGTACATTTCGAAAAAGGCGCTATTGGTGCTTTGCATGAACATTACCATACACAGGTTACTTATGTGGCAAAAGGTAAATTTGATGTTACCATTAACGGGATTACAAAAACGCTGAAAGAAGGAGATAGCTTTTACATTCCGCCTCATGCAATTCATGGTGTTTTGTGTTTAGAAGAAGGAATGCTGACTGATGTTTTTAGTCCAATGCGTGAAGACTTCATGAAATAA